In Miscanthus floridulus cultivar M001 chromosome 8, ASM1932011v1, whole genome shotgun sequence, the sequence tcgcatatagttgtggctactgaactgtctgatgcagtagatagtgtttgatatttgggatttccttctatcagagatggatgatactattgctgaggggttcagaggtcaccgatagttgccctatgcccactagatcacgtttcttattcataggacagttatagtgaggccgcttgagatgctagctgagtacagtggtgctatgatagagttccctgcatataacctgactcaaatgatctgccatagtacaccaactacacctagccagccgcaccatcgtctagaggtgccagagactgcaaccTAGCAGGATgctactatcaggggcatagtagctatagaggaggagcagttggatgctcagcaggaggggatggttgcgagcgaccccagtgatagctcagatgaggactactgcGAGATACCTTAGATGCCTCCTTGACGACATGACCTTGAGGCTGGTAGCTCCtgtttagctccacctacactgcagacagaccctgctctacttgccatacttgagcggatgaggctgGATCAGgttcgccaggctcaggagaccgctaccACGTTTGCACAGTTCCAGACTTGACATGATGAGTTTTAGCGGCAGTAGGCCATACAACAGTAGCAGcaagccatgcatcagcagcagctcctcatgcagcaacagctccttggatttatgcagcatgtagtgacagctattaggGTTCCACTGCCACagtcttcaccctagcttggtcagcctgccaccacttctatgactccagcgttacagcctagtgggcttcagagtcagggacatccACCACCATAGTTTGCttctcctatagagcaggtgtcctagtggttcgcttcgccagtgctagccccacagctcacacctctttagacgggcttcacaccggcttagacttcctcgctgctagtgctagagactatagtgtccaggagccttggtgcctctttcagtgagttgatagggtagcctactctgccatatttgcatgtcccaggtccttctatagttgcacctattaccgggactacagagacgctccctttgtcagtggcatcatcagagccagctgctccagtcatacctgcacagtctacagcagctccagttgttgatccgacccagatcgcttcagcgtcgcttctagctacagagggtcagacagctcaaagctctggttcagatgatgatggcactcagttctagcttgctcctcgtacctcagtgcctgactcatccactgtagccccgccgaccgacccttaggttttggtgtttgacgccaaaggggagagggatcgagtatgttagtcttggggggagcgacttagggggagtatctattatatttggtttttatgtgtgatacactattatgcattcatcgtgtgtatacttttatgcattaaactatatttatgtgatagtgatatctatgtgatagtgatatatgacatgtgtgttttctactttgaattatttaaatgtcatatcacttgtactATGCTCATTCGCTTtacttccgcgttttactccgatgcaaatgagctttattacttgtactcatgcttatttcatatcttttgagtacatcatgttggcttgggtcatataagcttgcctaacacttttgttcttattgccaaaagcttatatgaaccaagcatgtcagaaacctcaactctttcacatactcgaggtagtgttgtcatcaatcaccaaaaagggggagattgaaagcatctaggccccttgttgggtttcaatgattaatgacaatacatgattactatgactaacgtgtgttttgcagaggcaatcaagttaggtcatggtaatggagatcgattgggctattatggtggtcatgcccctacgatggaaatcatttcggttttcaaaggatgaacgataaggttaaggatggactagttctaagtgtcgattggagttaaagagacacttagagtagtttaggactttgtttttcctttggccatactattaaggggggtatggacgggtagcttgacctaggtgagtctagtgagttaggtgtggtacacacttgttaaatctagcactaggtagctccaaaatagcccttagatccaatggagcaaactccattcacgtatgatcaagagttggaagtgaatggagggtcaaatactgaccgaacactggctctggtgtgaccggacgctggctcagggtctggtcagttcatttaaccaaggtgttttcgtctagtacgaccggacgctgagaggtctagtgaccggacactgagggccagcgtccgatcgactccagtaaggttccagagagggaaaatcacgaccaaaTGTGTCTGGTCACACTATaatcactggagttcggggtgaactaaccgaagcgtccggtcaccccacagaggcacataatggttcatttttcagcccatgttataaatacttcctccattcatgtgtagggggtacttttgctcatttcaatagctgagaaacattcttgagagtgccaagaagagcaaggtcctagtgaggtgattgagatttgagaatcctaaagagaaccctcattagtgagatcaagagtagtaaattatgcatccacccttctcattaggcttgtcatggtcaagtgagagttcatgcttgttactcttggtgatcgccatcacctagacggcttggtggtgattgggagattggtgatcatccggcagtgcttgtggatgacccagctcaagttgtgagcggttgtgggtgattcaccgcgacggagtgtcaaagaatcaactcgtagagagcacttgatccttgcgcggatcaagggagagctacacccttgcgcgggtgctccaacgaggactagtggggagtggcgacactccgatacctcggcaaaacatcgccgcattcctctttctctttttactttgagcatttactttgagcaattcaattcttgtcatttacattcctagaattgccatgctagagtaggattggaacttagggtgctaaacttttgtgcgttagatcaatggcaacactttctaggcacaaggggttaattgggctaaccgtagagtttaattattgcaaagaaatttagaattagcccaattcactccccctcttgggcatcttgatcctttcactctcCTCCTTGTTGCACACCTAGCGACTCCTCTCGTTAATCGTGGCTCCCTTCCCAATACCATCCTAGCGCTCTCGACCTTTGGCAACGATGCTCACCAAGCCCTTGTCCATGTCACATCGACATACACCGTGGGTGAGGGCCCATGGATGTGGCTCTACCCTTCGTCCGCAAAGAAACCAatagttgttgttgtcgtcggtCTCCAACAACCGATCATCACATTCAATTACTTAACAATGAGCATTTATATCATCACCTACATCTGCTGAGCTAGCCAACTCTTTCCTCTTATATATTCGGAGCTACCCTTAAGGTTTAGACACAACCACTATGTCTTTCTCGTACCAACAACACTGATGGAGAGAGGAACACCCTCTATGGGCTTCTCTGGTATGTAAATAGTTATGGAAGTATTTAGTGGGAAACCAAGCCAATGAAAAAAATGAAAGCTAGGATCCTTGACTAAGTCTATCCTACCAAATGTCTGGCATGAGACTAAACAATGGTCGGTCGGTCAAACTTATCTGCCTAAGGGTTGGATTTACCCTAATATGTGCTAATTGCGAGACTATGGCCATGAACTATCTTCAGCCTCCATGGTGCTAGGGGCCAACTCTTTCTGTTATTGTCCTAGTGGGAAACCAAGCCAATGAGAAAATGAAAGCTAGGATCCTTGACTAAGTCTATCCTACCAAATGTCTGGCATGAGACTAAACAATGGTCGGTCAGTCAAACTTATCTGCCTAACGGTTGGATTTACCCTAATACATGCTAATTGCGAGACTATGGCCATGAACTATCTTCAGCCTCCATGGTGCTAGGGGACAACTCTTTCTGTTATTGTCCTATTGCTTTGTGGACCTAATGAGTCATGAatattgtactccctccattctaagaTACAAGTATTGAATGTTTAAAAtctatcccaaattataagatataaTCTGGATTACTTAACCCTATTCATTCATGCTTGCTTTTTAAACCGTATCCATGTGTGCCTTTCAAATACCATCTTGCCCATATGACTTGTATTTTGTACCTGAAATCAATAACATGCACAGTGCCTTTTTTAACCTATGTGTTGTTAGGAGATTAAGCAATTTGACAACCAAACTCACTAATTAGTGAGAGACAAGTTAACCTTTTGGCGTATCTtatttatctatatctatatctatatctaatattaaaCAGTGAAAAGATTCTTCCACCCGTTTTCTTTATTTCCCACAATGCTTTTCACATTGCTTCCTGTCCTATATGACCTGGACTTATGACATGTACTTATATGAGTTAGAACAACGTGCGTCTAGTGATgatatgaagtccaattttaaatCGCGTCAAACGATAGTACGAAGTTTGAGCGTATTGGATGGAACATATGACGATTATTGAATAAAACTCTAAGCCGTAAATCGTTCCGGTGACtatgcaacaaaaaaaaaattgatacAACACATGCACATATTTTATTAGTTTAGTTTAAAAAAGGACGATGAGAGTACAACTAATATTTAAGTATTTATATCTATGTTCAAAACAGTTCAGAaatcctttccaaattttctacgGATAACCCTTTGCGCACGTGCCAATTCCTTCCATTTGAtcgaaaaaaaaagagagagagagagagagagccaattCCTTCGATGCAGCCGAGCCTTGCCCCCAGCCGCGCAAGCGCAAACGTGGGAGCGACTTAGGCCGGCGTGCTCGTCCAGTCTCTGTCCTGTTTCCCTGTGCCCCCTCCCTGTTTCAGCataaaatcaaatcaaatcaagaCCAGAAACACGGGATTTTTTTTGGCGAGTAAAGCGGGCTCCCCTGCTCGGTCAAGGAAAGGAAAAGTTCCCGAAACAGGGACAGCGGGCGCCGGGCGCATTTTGGTTGCTTGGATCGGAATTCGGAACCGAGCGAGCGCGCCGGAGTCCGGATGGGCTCCTCGTCCACTCCGGCGgccgcggcagcggcagcagcggcgCCGAGCCGGCGCAAGGTGGCGCTCTACCTGGCGCTCCTCACCCTGCAGTACGGCGTCCAGCCCCTCATCTCCAAGCGCTTTGTCCGGTAAACCCATCCCTCGCACGTGCCAGCCAGAGCGCCTTCCCTAGTTGATTTTGCAGCAGTAGACGGCTTTTCTACCCTAGAACGCTCGTGCTCGGATTCCTTTTTTTTTTCAGACCATTTGATTTCCTTTCAGTAAGGCATGTACAATTTGGGAGTCGCGGGACGAGCGAATTCTAGTTGCCTCCTTGTAGACATCCACATTGTGGAGGCGTGGGAGCCTATGCAGTAGCATTTCAGCTAACATTTATCTAAAAAACTTCACGGGAAATTGGGATCCATTTGATTTGACACGGAAGCTTTTGGCTGCCTCCATAATCTGAGACCTGGGAGCTTCAGGATAGTTAATACAGCACACATCGTTCTCCTTCCGAAAAAAATGACGCCCTACATGTGGGAGATTACCGCGCATTAGCCTTATGTACAGCATTGCAAAAATCTTCTCCAAACTTCTTGCAAACAGATTGGCACCACCACCACAACTCCGTGGCATTATATCAAACTACCAATGTGCCTTCATAAAAAACATTGCATCCAAGACAATTTTGTATTTGTCCAAAACACAATCCGTTGCCTATACACGGGTAAAACCCCTGCCCTCTTCCTAAAGCTTGACATCGCTAAGGCCTTTGACTCAGTTAACTGGGGTTATCTCCTTGAACTTCTCCAAAGGCTCGGGTTTGTCCTAAAATGGCGGCAATGGATCTCTCTCTTTTTCGGAGCAGCAACCTCAGGGGACCTCCTCAACGGCATCCCCAGCGAACGCTTTACACATGGCAAGGGAATTTGACAAGGTAGCCCCCTCTCACCGATGCTCTTTATCCTAGCAGTTGATCCACTTCACAGCATGATTGAGCTAGCTTCAGAACAAGTTATGCCCACTCCCATTGGCTCACAAGAGCTCAATCTTCGCATTTCTCTATATGCAGACGATGCAGTTATTTTCATCAACCCAGTCTTCCGGAATTGGACACCATTCGCCACATCCTCGACACTTTTTGACAGGCTTCTGGGCTGGCCACGCTCCTACAAAAAAAAGCTCCATCCTCTCAATTAGCTGCGAGGGAGTTGACATCGTCCAAATCATTTTACGCTCTGTAGGGCAGCTCTTGTCTTTCCCTTGCCGTTATCTCGTCCTAAAAAAGCTCACCAAAGCACATCTTCAGCCTATCATTGACAAAACCGGGGCAAGACTACCTAGCTGGAAAGGCCGGCTGACTTTGATCAACTCGGTTCTCTCATGAATTCCAAGATACACGCTCATGGTTTTTCTCTCCAAATGGGCCAAAAAGCAGCTTGGTAGGATCTGCGGTTCCTTCCTTTGGACGGTGTGTGACAATGCGAGTGGCGGCCAATGTCGTGTAGCTTGGAAACGTTGCATGCACCCCTCAATTTGGGCGGACTTAGCATCTTGGACCTTGAAAAATTCAGCCGCGCACTTCGCCTACAGTGGCTTTGGTTAGACTGGACTGAAGAGTCCAAACCATGGGCGGGCTCTGAACTTACTTGCGACGACACTGACCTTCAGCCTTTTGAAGCCTGCCATCATTTCAATTGGAGACGATAACAAAGCCCGTTTTGGCGAGACAAGTGGCTCAACCGAAGTGCACTCAAATACATAGCACCGTCCTTGTTCAAGCTGATTAGGCGCAAGAACAACTCTGTCGCCATTGGACTCTCAGGTGGGAGGTGGATTCGCATTCTCCGCCACAAAATTTCTATGGTGGTCCATGTCACCGAATTTGTTGATCTTTGGTCACAAGTCCAGCAGGTCGAGTCCTGCCAAACAACCTCGAGACCATTGGCTGGAGATGGACAAGAGATGGCTCCGACACCTCAAAATCAGCCTACCTTTCACAATTCAAGGGTTCCTTCTCGCCGTTTGACCCCAACCTTGTGTGGAAGGCCAAGACCAAAAACAATTACAAATTCTTTGCTTGGACGCTAGTCCAAAATAAAATTCTCACAGCAGACAACCTTGTAAATAGGGGCTGGCCACACCAACCTACATGTTCTGTATGCCACACCGATCCAGAAAAGGCATTGCACCTTTGCCTTAACTGCCCCTTCTCAAACTTCGTTGGGGTGTGAGTACTCTCCATTCTTACATGGACCTCCCACAGAACGTCGCGTCAGATGACTTCACAAACCGGCGTCAGACGGTTGGTGGCATGAAACCTCCAAAGCCACGCCAAAACCTTCACGTCATGAGCTCAATGGGGTCATAATCTACATCATGTGGAATATTTGGAAAGAGAGAAACAGACACATCTTTGAACATTCATCACTCGATGCGGATGAAGTGGCATTCCGCACCGTGGAGGACATTAACCAGTGTAGAAGCGCCCTTTTTGTAGCACCTTAAGAATCCCTATTGTGCGTTTCCGTTTTTCTTCCTTTTCTCAGCATCAGGTCCTGGATGTTTATCCACACCTCTCGCCTGAATGTTTATCAAGTTTGCAACAGTGGTGTATACCTTTTCTTTGCTCCCTTTTAATTGATTAGGCAGAGCTCCTGCATCGTtccaaaaaaaaagacaaaaattTGATCGATGTTTATTCTAGTTAGGATATTATACTGTTCTAGTCAGTTGAGACTTGATATTTGCTTGATAAATTGGATAGGGTAATAAGTTTTCTTGTTTAAGATCAAGCAGATAGGTTCCTCTATGTGACAATGGTATAGCTGAACTGGATGGACCATGATATAGATGAATCAGATGGACATAGCTCCCTTTCTTTGGTAATACCTTAACCAACCCATGAAAAGTGCATGAGTTCATACCAAAATTTTCAGCAATGCACATTTATGGCTTTGAGATGCAAGGTTTTCTGTTTTTTGTGAAATTGCATTCTTTGCACAGCTATTTATTATGAAAGGGAACCAAGTACCATTTTGAATGTACTGAACCCTTTGTTGTTTCTACAACTACAGCCAAGATACTATAGTGACCTCACTAGTTCTTGCAACGGAAGCAGCAAAGGTCTGGTACTAGTTTTTATTATGATCAATATGACATGTTTTTCACCTGGGTGCTTCTGATTTCCTTTTCATCTGTATAGGTTATTTGTGCAATCATTTTATTGATTGCAGAGGGTAGTCTGAAAAAACAGTTCAGTAACTGGACTTTCACTGGATCACTGACTGCGTCTGGACTGCCTGCTGCCATCTATGCCCTCCAGAATAGTCTGCTGCAAGTATCATACAAGAATCTGGATTCCTTGACTTTTTCAATCCTTAACCAGACTAAGCTTTTGTGGACAGCATTTTTCACATTTCTTATTTTGGGGTATGTCCTATTTGCATCTCAATTTCTTAAAAATACTCAGGTTGAAGATCATCTGAAGAAATAACTACCAGAATATGTATGCAAGTATTACAGTTGGAACTTCCTTAGTATTGAATACTTATGGAGCCATTTCATCCTTTCCATATCATGCCTGAGACCAGAAGATAATCACCTAATGGAAAAGCAGCACTTCTTAAAACTTGTCTGGTGCTTTAAAGTTTACCTGCAACATTTGTTCAGTATGTGGAAGCCCACATGAAAACTCTACATATTTAAAATCAGCCACAAAGCTAATAATTCAATGAGCCTACTCGTCCATGCCTTTTTTAGCTCAAGAGCGATAAGCATAGTTTCCATAAAAAATGTATGTGTCTTTggggggttgggggggggggggggggggggggggggggacctcAAGGATTTTGCAGAACTAGTAGTGGTTGATGTGTTATGAAAAACGAAATCCCAGCATGGAGTTTCATCATCAAGCCTGGATGATATAGAATTAGCCTACTAGGGAAGTAGTCAATTTTGTGTCTATTTAGTCTGTTTTCTAATGATTGGGTTTGGAGCTAATTCTTGGGTAGATCGTGTTAATAATCAGAGCTAGGCTTATAGTCTACTACAGATCACTTACCACATGAAAGTTGGGATTCTTCTATTTTCATTTAAAACTTCTCCGTACACCATATCACGTCATTAACTCTCTGATTAAACAACTACCAGCTCTCAGTAGTTTGATTTCCTTTTGCAACATCGCAGACAAAGGTCTGGTAATAGTAAGTCAAGCACTCATTAGTTTGATTGCAACATTGTGCAGGCAAAAGCAATCTTCCAGGCAAATTTTAGCATTGGCCCTCTTAATTGGTGCTGCCATTCTTTTAAGTGTAGGGGAGAGTAGTAGCAAAGGTTCCAAGGGTGTTGGCTCTGACTATATCTTGCTATACGGGATCATTCCAGTTACAGTCGCTTCTATGCTGTCTGGGTTGGCTTCTTCATTGTGTCAGTGGGCATCTCAGGTTGGACTTTCGTACCTTGTTACTTTCCAGGATGCAGTTTATGGTCAATGCTAACATATTCACTAATACTTCAGGTTAAAAAACATACCTCTTACATGATGACCATAGAGATGTCATTTATTGGAAGTATGTGCTTGTTAGCAAGTACCTATCAGTCACCAGATGGAGAGGCCATCAGGAAATATGGATTTTTCCATGAATGGACTTTCTGGACTGTGGTGAGTACTCTTTGTTATTCCATTATGTTTTTTACCCCTCTCACTGTTGGGTAAACTCTGGACATGACCCCAAGTTGTCTGTTATGTGCATTAAAAAACCATAAAGATTTGGTGCTTAACTGTAGTTGTATAAGTTTAGTTTCAGAAAATAAACAAATTGGGATAGCTAAAATGTACACATTGGATGCCGTTATGTGATTTAGCAGTTAAATCATTTGGATTCTGCACAGCCTTAGCATGCATGCTGTATATACCTGGTCCAATGGGCAGGTTTAGGTGGTTCCTCTCATTAGGAGAAGATAATACCTGGTCCAACGAGCGTGCATCCCCGACATTGGTTCACCTTTACAGAGCATTTTTTCATGGAAGATTGGGAGGTGATCTTCCCCAACTGTCTCTTACAAAGTGCGGCAACAATGCCGTCAGATCACTGCCTACTACTCCTTGGCTTGCACGACAACCCATCTATGAAATGCTGGTTCCACTTGGAGAGTTTGGACTGACCTTGATGGGTTCATCAACACTGTCAAGACTTCTTGGGAACAGCCAGCATATAGTTTGTGCCCGGTTGAGCGTCCACAAATTCAAGCGCCTGAGTGAGCGCTGCAGGGCTGGAGTCAATGCCGAGTGGGCAATATCAAGGGCATGCTTGGTTTCTTGGCTCAGTACTGTGCCGCCTTGCCTAGCTAGGATACCGACCGAGCTATGCGTTTGGATGTCGAGCTAACTTTTCTCAGAGCTTGTGTGGAACGAGGTTTGGAAGCTGTAACCCTTGCTAGCTGAAGCGAGCCAAATTGCCTTGCCTGGCCCGGTAAGCTCCTCGTGGCTAACGCTGATGAGGCGAGTTCGCTCGCCTGGGAACCAAGCACGCCCCAAGTTGCAGCTGTCATGGTGAGAGCAATCCTGCACCGCCTAGCGATTGCCTAGGACACAAGGGCTTTATCCCTGGATGAGCAGTGGCTGAGGCGAAAACTCAAGCAGCACTCGCTGGGGGATGTGCCATAACATGCTACAGTCACACATCTCGAAACTGTGGGAAGGGGATGCGGACATGGCCTTCTTCCATTGCATTCTCGGTATCACAAGAGGAAGAACTTTATTGCCAAACTGATCACCGACGGGCGAATGGTGACCAACCAGGAGGAAAACACCAGGTGTTttatgtcgactaggggaccatGGGCACTGATCAGCGGTGGGATCACTCCATCAACCTAGAAGCACTAGGATTACCGGAGCATGACCTACTTGCTCTCGATGTGCCTTTCACGGAGGTGTGGCAAACAGTCAAGGAGTTCCCTTCCGATAAGTTGCCAGGCCCAAAAACGGGCAGGTTCTACCAGTGTTGCTGGGGAGTAATCAAGTCTTTGGGGAGTAATCAAGTCTGGCCTCTTAGGAGGCGCTTGGTCAGTCCCAAAGAAGGTGGATGCCATTGCCGTCAAAGGCTACCGCCCAATAAGCCTTATACATGGCTTCTCCAAGCTCGTAGCTAAGCTGATGGAGAATCACCTGGCACTGAGACTGCAAGAAGTGGTGTCGCCCAATCCAACTTTATGCTGCTTCAACAGAGAGCCAAGCACTTAACTAGCGGAAGGAGCCCAGAATCATGATGAAGCTAGGCATCTCCAAGGCTTCTGACAGTGTCATGGCCATTCCTTTTGGATGTACTGCAGTGACAGTTTTGGCCACGGATGGTGCGACCTGCTTTGTACGCTTCCCTTCTCTGTAATAACCCGGGTTATGCAAATGGGGAGCCGGGCGAGGAGATCATGCACAGACGAGGCCTATGGCAGGGGGAGAGTGGATGATAAGGTAGAGGACATCCCATCATCAACAAGGCCAGCAGCAATGACTGTTACAGCCCTTCATGCCACGACAGATACCTCGTGTGTCTCTACATGGATGATGTCGTGCCATTCCTGTGATCAGTTGtgtggtgatgatcaagggcatCCTAGACCTCTCCCGGAATGCCTTGGGTGTGCGTGCCAACTTACAGAAAAGCTTGGTCTCTCCTATCTACCGTGTTCTTCATTGCGAGGTCAAGGAATTCCAATGCGCCTACCTTGGCTTGCCATTTTTGTCCATTCACAAGATGAACAAAGCAGATCTTCAACCTCTCATCGACAAGATAGCAGACCAGCTGCCAGGATGGAAGGGCTCCCTGATGACAAGAGCTGCCAGGTGGTTCTGGTCAAGGTCATGCTAACATCGATCCCCATCTACCAGCTAATAGCGATGGACCCCCCAACCATGGGCTCTCAAGGCAATCGACAAAATCTGCCAGAATTCCCTTTGGTAGGGGAGGAAGGATGCGAAGGGAGGGCCCTCCTTGGTTGCTTGGGTTCGGGTTTGCTGACCACCAGAACTTGGAGGGCTCGGTATCCACAACCTTGCTATGCTAGGATGGGCCTTATGGATGAGGTGGCTGTGGTTGAAAAGAAAAACAGAGCCGGACTAGCCATGGTGGCTTTCTCT encodes:
- the LOC136477589 gene encoding UDP-N-acetylglucosamine transporter ROCK1-like isoform X3, translating into MNQMDIAPFLCQDTIVTSLVLATEAAKVICAIILLIAEGSLKKQFSNWTFTGSLTASGLPAAIYALQNSLLQVSYKNLDSLTFSILNQTKLLWTAFFTFLILGQKQSSRQILALALLIGAAILLSVGESSSKGSKGVGSDYILLYGIIPVTVASMLSGLASSLCQWASQVKKHTSYMMTIEMSFIGSMCLLASTYQSPDGEAIRKYGFFHEWTFWTVVPVLMNAVGGILVGLVTTYAGGVRKGFVIVSALLVTALLQFVFDGKPPSLYCLMALPLVATSIFIYQKYPYVDRKKKD
- the LOC136477589 gene encoding UDP-N-acetylglucosamine transporter ROCK1-like isoform X1, with translation MGSSSTPAAAAAAAAAPSRRKVALYLALLTLQYGVQPLISKRFVRQDTIVTSLVLATEAAKVICAIILLIAEGSLKKQFSNWTFTGSLTASGLPAAIYALQNSLLQVSYKNLDSLTFSILNQTKLLWTAFFTFLILGQKQSSRQILALALLIGAAILLSVGESSSKGSKGVGSDYILLYGIIPVTVASMLSGLASSLCQWASQVKKHTSYMMTIEMSFIGSMCLLASTYQSPDGEAIRKYGFFHEWTFWTVVPVLMNAVGGILVGLVTTYAGGVRKGFVIVSALLVTALLQFVFDGKPPSLYCLMALPLVATSIFIYQKYPYVDRKKKD
- the LOC136477589 gene encoding UDP-N-acetylglucosamine transporter ROCK1-like isoform X2, with translation MGSSSTPAAAAAAAAAPSRRKVALYLALLTLHQDTIVTSLVLATEAAKVICAIILLIAEGSLKKQFSNWTFTGSLTASGLPAAIYALQNSLLQVSYKNLDSLTFSILNQTKLLWTAFFTFLILGQKQSSRQILALALLIGAAILLSVGESSSKGSKGVGSDYILLYGIIPVTVASMLSGLASSLCQWASQVKKHTSYMMTIEMSFIGSMCLLASTYQSPDGEAIRKYGFFHEWTFWTVVPVLMNAVGGILVGLVTTYAGGVRKGFVIVSALLVTALLQFVFDGKPPSLYCLMALPLVATSIFIYQKYPYVDRKKKD